The proteins below come from a single Bacillota bacterium LX-D genomic window:
- a CDS encoding DNA-3-methyladenine glycosylase, with protein MEHILWGPRLEEKFYLRDTELVAQEMLGKWLVYDSSGGLTAGIIVETEAYLGKKDPSCHSAKGCTERNKVMFGPAGVFYIYFIYGVHYCLNVTTASLDRPEAVLIRALEPKVGIELMRERRHKEKVTELCSGPGKLVQAMGISKTLNGTSSFEGPLGIYDSLESLNFEITVTARVGIKEAANWPLRYYIKGSQYVSKK; from the coding sequence ATGGAACATATTCTTTGGGGCCCGAGATTGGAAGAAAAGTTTTATTTAAGAGATACTGAGCTAGTTGCACAAGAAATGTTGGGCAAATGGCTTGTATACGATAGTTCTGGAGGACTAACTGCGGGAATTATTGTGGAAACTGAAGCATATCTAGGTAAAAAAGATCCATCCTGTCACTCGGCTAAAGGTTGTACAGAGAGAAACAAGGTTATGTTTGGACCGGCAGGAGTGTTTTATATTTATTTTATTTATGGAGTACACTATTGTTTAAATGTTACAACAGCTTCTTTAGATAGGCCTGAAGCAGTACTGATTAGAGCTTTGGAACCTAAGGTTGGTATTGAATTAATGAGGGAACGGCGGCATAAAGAAAAAGTCACTGAACTATGTTCGGGTCCTGGGAAACTAGTGCAAGCAATGGGAATTAGCAAAACTTTAAATGGTACAAGTTCTTTTGAAGGTCCCTTAGGTATCTATGATAGTTTAGAAAGTCTAAATTTCGAAATTACAGTTACTGCCAGAGTTGGCATTAAGGAGGCTGCTAATTGGCCATTGCGTTACTATATTAAAGGTAGCCAATATGTTTCTAAAAAGTAA
- a CDS encoding NGG1p interacting factor NIF3 — translation MKLVEIYKLAVQQGIENDPRGKEEVKKYLARKQAIFNDLKEDEQADFDQEQLSNPYNDTRILNGNEDCEIKRILAGIDIEMGELLLAEHLSNKGKKIDLVLAHHPEGKALAGLNDVMHLQEDLLYQLGVPINIAEDIMSSRINEVKRGLMPINHNKTVDGAKILGLPMMCVHTPADNLVTAFLTRLFEERQPDTVGDILKILKEIPEYQEATKINAGPMIFVGSKERRAGKIFVDMTGGTSGSEDAYEKLAQAGVGTLVGMHIGEKHRKEAEKAHLNVIIAGHISSDSLGMNLLLDMLEKNEIEVICCAGLTRIKRESALK, via the coding sequence ATGAAATTGGTAGAAATTTATAAGTTAGCTGTACAGCAGGGCATAGAAAATGATCCAAGAGGAAAGGAAGAAGTTAAGAAATATTTGGCAAGAAAGCAGGCAATATTCAACGATTTAAAAGAAGATGAGCAAGCTGATTTTGATCAGGAACAGCTTTCTAACCCTTATAATGATACACGAATACTAAATGGAAACGAAGATTGCGAAATTAAGAGGATTTTGGCGGGAATCGACATCGAAATGGGAGAATTGCTCCTCGCTGAACATCTCTCTAATAAAGGGAAAAAAATTGATTTGGTGCTAGCCCACCATCCTGAGGGAAAAGCTCTAGCTGGGTTAAATGATGTTATGCATTTACAGGAAGATCTATTATATCAACTAGGAGTACCCATTAATATTGCCGAAGATATTATGTCCAGTAGGATTAACGAAGTTAAACGAGGTTTAATGCCAATAAATCATAATAAAACTGTGGACGGTGCTAAAATTTTAGGTTTACCAATGATGTGCGTTCATACTCCTGCAGATAACTTAGTAACTGCTTTTTTAACTAGGCTTTTTGAAGAACGACAGCCAGATACAGTTGGGGATATCTTAAAAATTTTAAAAGAAATACCTGAATACCAAGAGGCAACTAAAATTAATGCAGGTCCAATGATTTTTGTTGGTAGTAAGGAAAGAAGAGCAGGAAAAATATTTGTTGATATGACAGGCGGAACTAGTGGATCGGAAGATGCATATGAGAAATTGGCTCAGGCCGGAGTGGGAACATTAGTAGGCATGCACATTGGGGAAAAACACCGTAAGGAAGCGGAAAAAGCTCATCTCAATGTGATTATCGCTGGTCACATATCAAGCGACTCCCTAGGGATGAATTTATTATTAGATATGTTAGAGAAAAATGAAATCGAAGTAATATGTTGTGCTGGACTAACTAGAATAAAAAGGGAAAGTGCTTTAAAATAG